The window GTCCCAGAGCGCGAAGACGCACAAGAAGGCGAGCAGGCGCTGGATCCGTCGCATAGCGCCACCTTCAACAACAGGAAATGGAGAATACGAAGATGCCGTCCCTGGGGCAGTGATTCAGGTCACAACAGGGGGTGACTGCCGTTCCATCCAAGGGTCCCCTAGCGGAGGGGAGGTAGGTCGGAAGCTATCGGGGTAAGCACTAAGGACTGAGAACAGATCTATTTCTTCCTCTCGTCTCCCGCGATCTTCCCGTCCTTCAGGTGGATGACGCGGTGGGCGTACTCGGCGATGTCGTGCTCGTGGGTGACCAGCACGATGGTGTTTCCCTGCTCGTGCAGCCGGTCGAACAGCCCCATGATCTCGTTGCCCGTCTTCGAGTCCAGGTTTCCCGTGGGCTCGTCGGCCAGGATGATGGACGGGTTGTTCACCAGCGCCCGCGCGATGGCCACGCGCTGCCGCTGTCCTCCCGACAGCTCGTTGGGCTTGTGCATCATGCGCGGCTCCAGGTCCACCTGGCGCAGCGCCAGCTTGGCCTTCTCGATCCGCTCGGCTGCCGGCGTACCGTTGTAGATCAAAGGCAGCTCCACGTTGTGCAGCGCCGTCGCCCGCGCCAGCAGGTTGAAGGTCTGGAACACGAAGCCGATCTCTTTATTGCGGATGCGCGCCAGCTCGTCGTCATCCATCTCGCTGACCAGGTTGCCGTTCAGCCAGTACCGGCCCTCGGTGGGCGTGTCCAGGCACCCGATCAGGTTCATCAGGGTGGACTTGCCCGAGCCCGAGGGGCCCATGATGGCGACGTACTCGTTGCGGTCGATCCGCACGTCCACTCCCCGCAGCGCGTGCACCTGTTCCGAGCCCATGTCATAGGTCTTCCATAGGTTCTCGGTGCAGATCATGCAGTTCGCGGGCGGGCTTTGCAGCCCGGTCTCGCTGTGATTGAGGACCTCTGTCGCCATCCGTTTCTCCTCGGCCACCGGCCTTACGACTCCTTTTCCTGCGCCTTCACCGTGTTGTCCACTTTCACGCCCGACCCGTTCTTGAGCGTGCGCAGCACTTTGTAGCTGCCGGTGACGATCTCGTCGCCTTCCTTCAGCCCGTTCGTGACTTCGATATCGGTCACCCCGGTGATGCCGGTGTCCACTTTCACGAACTCGGCCTTCTTATTGCGCACCACGAACACGCCCTGCAGCTCTTCCTTGTCCTTCTTGGAGGGCGGGGCGGCCGCCTGCACATCGCCCTTTTTCTCTTCCTTCTCTTTCTTCTCCAGGTCGGCCTTCTGCCGCATGGTCAGCGCCTGGATGGGGATTGCCAGCACGCTCGACCTGGTCGCGGTCGTGATCTTGGCCGTGGTCGAGAGTCCGGGACGCAGATTCTCGGGCGGGCTATCCAGCGTGACCACCACCTTGAAGTCTTTGGCTTCCTGGCTGCCCGTGGTGGTCTGGGTCGTGGCCACGCCGGTCGAGCGCACGATCGCGTTGTCACCGACCTGGGTCACGTGTCCCTTGAACGTCTTGCCCGGCATGGCATCGATGGTGACTTCCGCCGGCTGATTCAGTTTGACGTTCACGATGTCGGTTTCGTCAACCTTGACCTCGGCGGTCACCACCGACATGTCCGCCACCGTCATCAGGGTGCTGCCCGGGGCGTTCTGGATGCCGATCACCATGGTCTCGCCCTGCCGCACCGGCAGGTTGGTGACCAGGCCGTCGAAGGGGGCAACATACGTCGTCTTGCTCAGCACGTCGGACGCGGTCGTGAGCTGCGCCTTCGCCTGGTTGATGCGCACGTGAGCCGCGTCCCGCTGCGCCTTGGTCTGCACGATCCTCGCTTGCGCCTGCGCCAGGCCGGACGCTGACATTTCCCAGGTCGCCTTCTTCAGATCGTAGTCGGCCTTGGAGATCAGTTGGTCCTTGTAAAGCCCTTCCGCCCGCTCGTAGTCGAGCTTGGCCCGCCCGGCGTCGGCTTGCGCCCGCTTCACATCGGCCAGCGCGGTGTTATAGGCCGCATCGGCCGCGGTCGCGTCGCCCGAGGCGGCTTCCAACGCCGCCTTCATCCCGTTTACGTTGGAGGAAGGCTGTACATTGTCGATCTGTGCCAGGATTTGCCCTTTCTTGACCCGGTCGCCTTCCTTCACATACAGCTTGGTGATGATGCCGAACGCGTTGGAACTGATGTTGACGTAGTTCAGCGGCTTGATCTCGCCCGACGCGGTGACCACGCTGGCCAGGTCCTGCTTCATCACCTTCCCGGTCTGCACCGTGATCACTCCGGCGTTCGCCCGGTGGTACAGCGCTCCCGCCAGGATCAGCACCAGCAGAACAATGCCGCCGATGATGGCGATCTTCTTCCACTTCTTTCCATTTGTTTTCGACATATGATTGGCGCTGCGGGGCAAGCCCCCGCACTCTCTATAAAGTACGTTGGCGCTGAGGGAAAGGTTCCCCCGAGGCTGATCTCCTGATGGCCCTGGCTTATTCTACCTTGGATTATATCGGCTGCAGGGCCCCCGACGCACCTGCCAAACCCTTGTTGGACGGGCGGGAATTCCTTTTGTAACAAGGATTTAATAAGGATTTTTTAAGCGCGCCGGGCGCCCCTCTTCCTTGCGTTCAAGCCTTCGGCGAACTTAGAATGACGCCTACAATCCCTCCCCGAGGTGGCGTTCTTGAAGTTCGTCGGCCGCTGGCTACCCGATGTCCTCCTGGTTCTCCTGTTGGCCGGTCTGGCCGCCTCCCAGGACGCTGCCAAGCAGGGGTCCAAGGCTCCGGCCAAGGATGGCTCCCAATCCGGCGCCCAATCCGACCCCCTCAAGCGTCCCCTCACTTCGGAGCAGAAGCAACAGCAGGAAAAGAAGCTCAAGCAGGAGCTCGAGGGGCCGTACAAGAAGTGGCTGAGCCAGGACGTGGCCTGGATCATCACCGACGAGGAGCGCGCCGCCTTCAAGCAGCTCTCCAACGACGAGGAGCGCGACCAGTTCATCGAGCAGTTCTGGCTGCGCCGCGATCCCACTCCCGACACCGTCGAGAACGAATACAAGGAAGAGCATTACCGGCGCATCGCCTACGCCAACGAACACTTCGCCTCCGGCATCCCCGGGTGGAAGACGGACCGCGGTCGCATGTACATCGTCTTCGGGCCGCCCGACAACATCGAATCGCATCCTTCCGGCGGCTACTACCAGCGGCCCATGGACGAAGGCGGGGGTGCCACCTCCACCTACCCCTTCGAAGTCTGGACCTACCGCTACCTGGAGGGCGTCGGTCAGAACATCGAGATCGAGTTCGTCGAT is drawn from Terriglobales bacterium and contains these coding sequences:
- a CDS encoding ABC transporter ATP-binding protein; its protein translation is MATEVLNHSETGLQSPPANCMICTENLWKTYDMGSEQVHALRGVDVRIDRNEYVAIMGPSGSGKSTLMNLIGCLDTPTEGRYWLNGNLVSEMDDDELARIRNKEIGFVFQTFNLLARATALHNVELPLIYNGTPAAERIEKAKLALRQVDLEPRMMHKPNELSGGQRQRVAIARALVNNPSIILADEPTGNLDSKTGNEIMGLFDRLHEQGNTIVLVTHEHDIAEYAHRVIHLKDGKIAGDERKK
- a CDS encoding efflux RND transporter periplasmic adaptor subunit, which encodes MSKTNGKKWKKIAIIGGIVLLVLILAGALYHRANAGVITVQTGKVMKQDLASVVTASGEIKPLNYVNISSNAFGIITKLYVKEGDRVKKGQILAQIDNVQPSSNVNGMKAALEAASGDATAADAAYNTALADVKRAQADAGRAKLDYERAEGLYKDQLISKADYDLKKATWEMSASGLAQAQARIVQTKAQRDAAHVRINQAKAQLTTASDVLSKTTYVAPFDGLVTNLPVRQGETMVIGIQNAPGSTLMTVADMSVVTAEVKVDETDIVNVKLNQPAEVTIDAMPGKTFKGHVTQVGDNAIVRSTGVATTQTTTGSQEAKDFKVVVTLDSPPENLRPGLSTTAKITTATRSSVLAIPIQALTMRQKADLEKKEKEEKKGDVQAAAPPSKKDKEELQGVFVVRNKKAEFVKVDTGITGVTDIEVTNGLKEGDEIVTGSYKVLRTLKNGSGVKVDNTVKAQEKES